CAAGCCCCCTGGAGCCAGTTCTTGACGGTGGAGATCAGCCGTGCCGGCTCGGGACCGACGGGCGTGACGTTGAGCATGGTGACCCCGGCCTCGCGGAAGGCCTCGATGCGGTCGCGTACGTAGCCCTCGGGGCCGCAGAGCGTCATGAGCTCGCAGAACTCGTCCGGGACGGCTGCCTCCGCCTCGCGCTTCCTCCCTGAGAGATAGAGGTCCTGGATGGTGGCGGCCTCCTTCTCGTAGCCGTAGGCGACGGCGAGGTCGTTGTAGAAGTTCTTGCCGCGCGCACCCATGCCGCCGACGTACAGCGCGATCTGCGGGCGGGCCATGTCACGGACGGCGGCCGCGTCGTCGCCGATGGCCAGCAGGCCGCCCGCGACGGTCTGCAGGGGGCCGAGCTCGGGGTCGCGCTTCGCGGTGCCCTCGGCCAGGGCCGTGCCCCAGACCTGCCGGGCCTTCTCCGGGATGTAGAGGGTGGGCAGCCAGCCGTCGGCGATCTCCGCGGTCATCCGGACGTTGGCGGGGCCGAGCGAGGCGATGTGGAGCGGGATGGTGTCGCGTACCGGCCGGGTGAGGATCTTCAGCGGCTTGCCGAGCTTGCCGCCCTTCTCCTTCGGCAGGGGCATGTCGGTGATGCCGTGGTGGTCGATGACCTCGCGGCGCCAGATGCGCCGGCAGAGCTCGACGGTCTCGCGGGTCCGGCCGAGCGGCTTGTCGTAGGGCTTGCCGTGCCAGCCCTCCACCACCTGCGGGCCCGAGGCACCGAGCCCGAGCAGCGCGCGGCCACCGGAGATCGCGTCGAGCCCCGCACCGGTCTGGGCGATGAGGGCCGGGGTCCGGGAGTAGACGTTGAGGATCGCCGCGCCGATCTTCAGGTGTTCCGTGCGGGCGGCGAGGTACCCCATGAGGGTGGGCGAGTCGAAGCCGTACGCCTCGGCGACCCATACGGCGTCGAGTCCGGCGGACTCGAGTGCGGCGACCTGGTCGCAGGCGGCGCGCGGGTCGCCCGCGTAGTTCAGCGGCAGGGAGAGTTCCATCAGCCGGTCGTTTCCTTCCCGGTGGTCAGCAGGCCCGGCAGGTCCCAGTCCGCGGCGACGGCCTCGGTGTCCGCCCCGGGCAGCGCGGGTCCGCTGCGTACGGAGGCGGGAGTCGCGGAGAAGCGGGGTGCGGGGGCGGGCTGGGTGAGGCCGCTGTGCTCCACATAGGTGGAGCGGGCGGCGAGATGGGGGTGGCGGGGTGCCTCACGCAGGGAGAGGACGGGGGCCACGCAGGCGTCCGTCCCCTCGAAGATCTCGGTCCACTCCGCGCGCGTACGGGTGCTGAAGCGGTCGGCGACGAGGGCGCGCAGTTCCTCCCAGCGTCCGAAGTCGTTGCGGTCGGGGGCCTCCTCGCCGAGTCCGAGGAGCTTGGCGAACTCCTCGTAGAAGCGCGGCTCCAGGGCCCCGACCGCCATGAACAGGCCGTCGGAGGTCTCGTAGGAGCCGTAGAAGGGGCAGCCTCCGTCGAGGAGGTTGGAGCCTCGCCTGTCCTGCCAGCTGCCCGCCGCCAGCATGCCGTGGATCATCGTGGCGAGGTGGGCGGCGCCGTCGACGATGGCCGCGTCGACGACCTGTCCGGCCCCGCCGGGCGTACGGGCGTGCTGAAGGGCCGCCAGCACACCGACGACCAGGTAGAGCGATCCGCCGGCGTAGTCGCCGACGAGGTTGGCGGGCACCGTGGGCGGTTCGCCGGATCTGCCGATCATGGACAGGGTGCCGGTCAGGGCGATGTAGCCGATGTCGTGCCCCGCGCGCTGGGCCAGCGGGCCGTCCTGGCCCCAGCCGGTCATCCGTCCGTAGACGAGCCGCGGATTGCGTTCCAGGCAGGCGTCGGGCCCCACGCCCAGGCGCTCGGCGACACCCGGGCGGTAGCCCTCGATCAGGACGTCGGCACGCTCGACGAGGTCGAGGACCTGGCCCGCTCCGCCCTCGGCCTTCAGATCGACGAGGACCGACCGTTTGTTGCGGTTGGTGAGGTCGAAGGCCGGCTCGATGCCGATCACCGAGCCGCCGGGCCTGTCGACGCGCACCACATCGGCGCCGAGGTCGGCGAGGAGCATCGCGGCGAACGGCCCCGGGCCGATGCCCGCCAGTTCGACGACGCGCACCCCGGCCAGCGGACCCCGCGGCCCCTGTCCTGTCGTTGCCATCAAGCCCCCAGAGGTATGACACAACTGATGTAACATCGATGATGCTAAGAACCGTGCGCGCTCCGCACAACCCTTTTGGCCGAGCAAGCGCTTAGTTCTTTCCTTCGGATCCTCTCGCACCGAGGCCCG
The DNA window shown above is from Streptomyces sp. Alt3 and carries:
- a CDS encoding LLM class F420-dependent oxidoreductase — protein: MELSLPLNYAGDPRAACDQVAALESAGLDAVWVAEAYGFDSPTLMGYLAARTEHLKIGAAILNVYSRTPALIAQTGAGLDAISGGRALLGLGASGPQVVEGWHGKPYDKPLGRTRETVELCRRIWRREVIDHHGITDMPLPKEKGGKLGKPLKILTRPVRDTIPLHIASLGPANVRMTAEIADGWLPTLYIPEKARQVWGTALAEGTAKRDPELGPLQTVAGGLLAIGDDAAAVRDMARPQIALYVGGMGARGKNFYNDLAVAYGYEKEAATIQDLYLSGRKREAEAAVPDEFCELMTLCGPEGYVRDRIEAFREAGVTMLNVTPVGPEPARLISTVKNWLQGA
- a CDS encoding CaiB/BaiF CoA transferase family protein, which encodes MATTGQGPRGPLAGVRVVELAGIGPGPFAAMLLADLGADVVRVDRPGGSVIGIEPAFDLTNRNKRSVLVDLKAEGGAGQVLDLVERADVLIEGYRPGVAERLGVGPDACLERNPRLVYGRMTGWGQDGPLAQRAGHDIGYIALTGTLSMIGRSGEPPTVPANLVGDYAGGSLYLVVGVLAALQHARTPGGAGQVVDAAIVDGAAHLATMIHGMLAAGSWQDRRGSNLLDGGCPFYGSYETSDGLFMAVGALEPRFYEEFAKLLGLGEEAPDRNDFGRWEELRALVADRFSTRTRAEWTEIFEGTDACVAPVLSLREAPRHPHLAARSTYVEHSGLTQPAPAPRFSATPASVRSGPALPGADTEAVAADWDLPGLLTTGKETTG